The stretch of DNA agcctggacaacagagtgataccttgtctcaaaggaaaaaaaaaaaacctaatgtgAAAACACCGTGTGGGTAGAGTGTTGAgagtttgtctgtttgtttttgagatggagtttcgctcttgttgcccaggctggagtgcaatggcatgatctcagctcactgcaacctccacctcccaagttcaagtgattgtcctgcctcagcctcccgagtagctgggattacaggcacctgccaccatgcccagctaatcttttgtgcctttagtagagatggggtttcaccacgttggcaaggctggtctcaaactcctgacctcatgatctgcccgccttggcctcccaaagtgctgggattacaggcgtgagccactgctcccagccgaGAGTTTTAATCTAGAGATTGTCCCCTTCTTGTTCCTGTCCTCTCTGGCTAAGGTTCTGGAATCCCGGAGCTGAAGACCATGTTGGCGGGTGTGATCTTGGAGGACTACCTGGATATCAAGAATTTTGGGGCCAAGGTGGTGGGCCTCTCCTGCACACTGGCCACTGGCAGCACCCTCTTCCTGGGCAAAGTGGTATGGGCAGGGGTGAGGGCACCCCAGCCACCCCACCCACCCAACCCTGCCCCAGCCTGTCCCCCATCACCCCACCAAAGCTGGATCAGAGCAGACTCAGGCCAGTGGTTGCCTTCAGGGAGCTCAGTCTTGGGGGAAGAGCCAGGCCAGGTCCCCAGAGTGTGACAAAAGCCATCTGAGGACAGCCCTGGGGGTTGGAGAGAGGGAGGATGGGGTGTGGTGGGGAAGCCGTGCTGCCTCTGGATGAGGCTGTCTGTGCTGCCCTCACCTGGGCCCTGGGCCCACCCTTCCCTCTGCAGGGCCCTTTCGTGCACCTGTCTGTGATGATGGCTGCCTACCTGGGCCGTGTGCGCACCACGACCATCGGGGAGCCTGAGGTTAGGGACTCGGGGGCTTCCTTGGAggactgggagtggggagggagggggctgaCGTTGAGCCCCGGACTCGGATCCCCCAGAACAAGAGCAAGCAAAACGAAATGCTGGTGGCAGCGGCGGCAGTGGGCGTGGCCACAGTCTTTGCAGCTCCCTTCAGTGGTGAGACCCCCTCATGCCCCGCCCCCAGGTCCCTCAAGCTCCTCCCCTCACACCCTGGGTTCCCTCGGCCCAGCTGAGAGCCTGGAGGAGGGGTTGGGTCTCATTCTAGTTCTTACTTCGGCCCCGCCTTGGGTATAGCCACCCCCAGAGGCGGCGGGGGGCGGGTAGTGGGGGGCATGGTTGGGTAGTGCTGAGAGGCTTCAGGGTAACATTACATAGACTTGGGTTTGAAATCCACTGGCCCCTTGGCCTCTCTGAGTCCagcttcttcctctgtaaaatggggatcaaaCAGTTCCCACCCAATAGTGAGAGGACGCACACCTGCATTCCAGGTTGGACGGGTCACTGGGCAGCGGACTCCTCCCAGCCCAGGGCCCatgccctgccctcccctcctgtcTGTCCCTGTCCAGGCTGTAGGAGAGCAGGACAGATGGGTCAGGGAGGAAGTAACATGGGGAGGGGGCCCTACAGCCacaggtgggtgggggtgggggcccaCCTGAGATCAGCGTCGCCCCCAGGCGTCCTGTTCAGCATTGAGGTCATGTCTTCCCACTTCTCTGTCTGGGATTACTGGAGGGGCTTCTTTGCGGCCACCTGCGGGGCCTTCATGTTCCGGCTCCTGGCGGTCTTCAACAGCGAGCAGGGTGAGCCCCCTGGGCTGCCCGACCCTGGCCCTACCTGGGTGCTGGGGTGAGGGGCCCTCCCTTCCCCGCTGTGTACACCCCTtgctctcctcttccctctctctccctctttttcctcctccctgtTCCCACCTCTCTGGGAGGATGGAAGGGGCTGACCTGTGCTGAACATGAAGGACAGGAGCCCTGAGGGTAGAAGGGATGAGGctgggcagggaggcaggagcCTGGTTGTGGGGGCCTGGAATGCCAGGACACACATTCCGGGTCAGGACCTGGCACCCCCTCCACCCTGGGCTGTTAGTCTGGGACTTGTGTTTGGGTGGGGTGGGAGCGCCATCTCGGCTCCCCACCGCTCTCCTTCCCCAGAGACCATCACCTCCCTCTACAAGACCAGTTTCCGGGTGGACGTTCCCTTCGACCTGCCAGAGATCTTCTTTTTTGTGGCACTGGGGTGAGTGGGTGCCTTGGGCTCCTGAGAGTCCAGTATGGCATTCCCCCCAGGCCTGGACTGCAACCCCTGGCACTGGGGTCAGGCTCTGGTCTTACCTCCCTCCACCCCCCCAGTGGCATCTGTGGCGTCCTGAGCTGTGCTTACCTCTTCTGTCAGCGAACCTTCCTCAGCTTCATCAAGACCAATCGGTTCAGCTCCAAACTGCTGGCCACCAGGTAGGCTCTGGGCCTAGGGGCTGGGGACCTCTCAGCGAGCCCCTTGTGGACTCCAAACCTTATGTAGAaagccccacccccatcctccaACTGAGCCCCTAAATCCTTCCCTAGCCCATGGAGCACCTATCACCCCTCTCCAAGTCCCCATGGTCACTGTCCCCCCTTCCTTACTGGGCTACGAACCCCCCATTGAACTCCCATCCCTCCTTCAGTCTACACTCTCTCAGCGAACCCCCACCCCCTCACTGAGCCTCAAACCCTAGCCCCTTCAAATCTTGTGTGGCCCCTGGTGTTGGCCTTAGCATTGGCCAGCCCTCCTGCCCCGAGATGCACATGGCCTGCCCCGGCACAGCccactctctcctccctcccagcctGCCTCTGCCCCAATTCTCCTCTTAATCTCCTGTGTCATTCCTCTGCCCTCAGTCATACCCAGTAGTGAGGGGCTCACCTCACAGGCTCCACCCCCTGGAGGGGGCCATGTTCCCTGCTCCcgcccttcctcctccccaatcCTTGCTCTGCTGCTGCCTGGGCCAGGCCCTGCTTCCCTCTCCTTGGGATGTGGGAAAGGCAGGGCCAGCCCTAGAGCTCACCCACCCCCCACAGCAAGCCTGTATACTCGGCCCTGGCCACCTTGGTTCTCGCCTCCATCACCTACCCGCCTGGTGTGGGCCGCTTCCTAGCTTCTCGGGTAAGGGGCCCTGAGTGGGGGTGGCAGGAGTGGGAACCCCCATTTGTTTTCCGCTTTACATGTGTCTCACGTAATCCCCTCAGCACCCCACAAGGGCAACACCTGGGCATCATTCTATAGATAAGGAGACCATAGCTCTGGGAGGTCAGAGCCCTGCCCAAGGCCCCCTGCTGGGAAGTGGCAGAGGAGGATTCCAGGCAGGGTCAGGCGGTGCGGGGGTGGCTGGGGCCTGCCACTCGGGGCCCCTCAAGTCCAGTTCCCAACTGCCCCACCACAGCTGTCCATGAAGCAGCATCTGGACTCGCTGTTCGACAACCATTCCTGGGCACTGATGACCCAGAACTCCAGCCCTCGCTGGTCCGAGGAGCTCGACCCCCAGCACCTGTGGTGGGAATGGTACCACCCGCGGTTCACCATCTTTGGAACCCTTGCTTCTTCCTGGTTATGAAGGTGGGCCCCCTGGTCCCCAGATGTGCACAGAGCCAGGACCAGCtctggtggggagggggtgccTCCCTGCACCTGGTGACATGGAGCCCAGGCCTTCCACCCACACTTCCTGATGTGTCCCCTGCCCACTGCATGGTCCTGGGCAAGTGACTtcagctctctgggcctcactcTTCCCATCTTTAAAGTGGGGTGgttactgggaaggctgaggaggaagaaaggaatatacctggcacagtgccaggcacacagtgggCATTTCTCAGGGTGAGGACCCTCCCCTAATGCCAGACTCTGGCAGTGGGCACATGGCTGGGCACCCTCTTTCTCTCTAGGACGCTCCCCTGTCCCCTGTCCCCTGTCCTGTCTTCTCTTGTCCATGCCTTGCTCAGCGGCCTTTAACCTCTGCCCTGGGCTCCCCATTCCTGCAGTTCTGGATGCTGATTCTGGCCACCACCATCCCCATGCCTGCCGGGTATTTCATGCCCATCTTCATCCTTGGTGAGTCTGGGGTCCTGAGGTTCTGAGAGTTTCGGGACAGGGCCATGCATCCTGGTTCACCTTTTTCCCGGGTGGTACTGAGGATGGTCCTCAGGGATGGAAGGCTGTGGGGGCCGGGTCAGCCTGGCTTCCCCTCACCCTAAGTCTGACCAGGAGCTGCCATCGGGCGCCTCTTGGGAGAGGCTCTAGCTGTCGCCTTTCCTGAGGGCATCGTGGCTGGAGGGGTTACCAATCCCATCATGCCTGGGGGCTATGCCCTGGCAGGTGAGTGGGTCAGGGCCCTGCTGGGTGGGCGATGTCGTGGGGCTGGGCTAGACCTGGAGAACTGGCTGATGGTTCCCCAGGGCACTGAGTTCTCCAGTGAACCCCCCACCCATTATGGGGGTCTGTCCCTCCTGAGCCCCACCATTCCCCGGGGCCCATCACTCGCTCATGGCTCCTGTCCTGTCCCCAGTCCCATGGCCTCCCTTATCCCTCTCTTCTCACAAGCCCAGGCCTTGTGGTGCTTCCCACAGTGCCCAGGCTATGGCCTCTTACAATTCCCGCCTTAGGCCCTGACCACAGCCAGGCTAGTTATGCCCTCACATGAGGCTGGCGCCTGGCCCCTGGCCCCTGGCTCCTGGCCTGAGCCAAACTGTGTGGCTCTGCCCTTGCAGGGGCTGCAGCCTTCTCAGGGGCTGTGACCCACACTGTATCCACGGCGCTGCTGGCCTTTGAGCTGACCGGCCAGATAGTGCATGCACTGCCCGTGCTGATGGCGGTGCTGGCAGCCAACGCCATTGCACAGAGCTACCAGCCCTCCTTCTACGATGGCACCATCATTGTCAAGAAGCTGCCATACCTGCCACGGATTCTGGGCCGCAACATTGGGTGAGCGGCGCGCACCTCAGGCTGGCTGAAGGGGGTCACAGTGTTTGggcttggctgggggtggggaaatgCCACCACAGATGACCTTGGACAtgggggctgggaggggctgACACACAGCCGTGCTCTGGTCTCCATTCTCCCCAGTGCCccgagtgaccttgggcaagtcgtTGGCCTTGTGGCCTCAGTGTCTGTCTAGGGGTCAGCAGGGCTCCACAGCAGGAGGATGAGTATTGCCCCCTGTACAGgttgaggaaactggggctcagagaggtgccGTGTCTTGCTCCAGGTGACACGGAGAGTCGGCACCAGATTTGAGAggtctcctcccctctccccacttctGCTGTCCTTGCTGGGACTTTGGGAGTAGGAGGTGGAACGAGAATGGAAATGGGCTTTGAGGTCCTCACTCAACCAGATAGGACCAGAGCAGCTTCTGGCCCCAGAGAAGCAGACCAAGGAGGCTCTGAGAGTCCCTGAGCTGGAGGCCCCACTCTAAACACAAGCAAGCTGCTGCCTTGCTCTGAAc from Rhinopithecus roxellana isolate Shanxi Qingling chromosome 12, ASM756505v1, whole genome shotgun sequence encodes:
- the CLCNKA gene encoding LOW QUALITY PROTEIN: chloride channel protein ClC-Ka (The sequence of the model RefSeq protein was modified relative to this genomic sequence to represent the inferred CDS: inserted 1 base in 1 codon) — encoded protein: MEELVGLREGSSGDPVTLQELWGPCPRIRRGVRGGLEWLKQKLFRLGEDWYFLMTLGVLMALLSYAMNFAIGRVVRAHQWLYREIGDSHLLRYLSWTVYPVALVSFSSGFSQSITPSSGGSGIPELKTMLAGVILEDYLDIKNFGAKVVGLSCTLATGSTLFLGKVGPFVHLSVMMAAYLGRVRTTTIGEPENKSKQNEMLVAAAAVGVATVFAAPFSGVLFSIEVMSSHFSVWDYWRGFFAATCGAFMFRLLAVFNSEQETITSLYKTSFRVDVPFDLPEIFFFVALGGICGVLSCAYLFCQRTFLSFIKTNRFSSKLLATSKPVYSALATLVLASITYPPGVGRFLASRLSMKQHLDSLFDNHSWALMTQNSSPRWSEELDPQHLWWEWYHPRFTIFGTLXFFLVMKFWMLILATTIPMPAGYFMPIFILGAAIGRLLGEALAVAFPEGIVAGGVTNPIMPGGYALAGAAAFSGAVTHTVSTALLAFELTGQIVHALPVLMAVLAANAIAQSYQPSFYDGTIIVKKLPYLPRILGRNIGSHRVRVKHFMNHSITTLAKDTPLQEVVNVVTSTDVAEYPLVESTESQVLVGIVQRAQLVQALQAEPTSWAPGHQCLQDILAGGCPTEPVTLTLFSETTMHQAHNLFKLLNLQSLFVTSRGRAVGCVSWVEMKKAISNLTNPPAPK